DNA sequence from the Vicia villosa cultivar HV-30 ecotype Madison, WI linkage group LG3, Vvil1.0, whole genome shotgun sequence genome:
GAACGTACTAAACACATCGATCTAGATTGCCACTTTGTCCGAGAAAAGTTACAACAAAAATTGTTTCGTCTCCTTCCTGTTTCTTTCACCCAACAACTAGCTGATATTTTTACTAAACCTTTAGATCTTAAGTTGTTTTCAAACAACATTTCTAAAACTTGACTTATACTCCATATACCCCAAGTTTAAGGGGGAGTATTAGAGTTATGGGCCTTTTGTATTACCTTCGCTTATGGACTTTACCTTGTATATTGGGCCACACTTCAATCTTGTATATATATATGGGCCATTGCTTGTAACTCTACACATGGAATAATATTGTTTTCATTCAGTTTACATTTCAAATTTCTGTTTACCGCCAAATGGCTTTCTTCTTCATCACCAATGCTATTGCAATAATAGTGTCTTAGAATGTGAGGGGTTAAATAACTCAGGTAAATGCAGAGAGATAAGCTCCTGTCTCAACCAAATGAATACAGACTTGGTTATCTTAGTGGAAACTAGAGCTAAACAATCCAATGTTGTTTCCGCAAGGAGGAAATCAGGTTAAAGATGGTCTTTTATGGACAATCATTCTAAACATAATAATGGTAGAATTTGGCTTTTATGGGATGATTAAAAAATAAAGGTGACTTGTCTTTTAAACACTGAAGAATTCATTCATTATAGTATTTATGATCTCAAGGGGGATCTGAAAGTGTGGTGCACTATTGTGTATGCTTTCAATACCCTTGAGCAGAGGAAAAAATTATGGAAAGACAGAgagaaaatccatcaaaatacaaTGGTTCCTGATGGGTGATCTCAATAATGTGCTCTAAGCTCTGAATAGGAATGGTGGTAATTGTATAAATGAAGTTGAATTTAAAGACTTTGCTAGCATGATGAAAAATTATGAGCTCTTTGAGAAGGACAATTATGGTGATCATTTTACAAGGTTAAACAAACAAATCAGTGGTACTATTTATTCCAAAGTCGACCGAGTTACTGGAAGTATGGATCGACATCAGCAAAATTTGGAAACCACTTTGACTGTTATGGAGCCAACTGTATCTGACCATGCCCTTCTTTGTTTTCTAGGACAAGAGCATAGAAAAAGTAACAGAAAACACTTCAAATTTCAAAATGCAGTAACAGATACTGAAGGTTTCTATGATGCAGTTAGGACAAAGAATGCTGTATTTTTATATGGAAGGCTGAGCCTATTATTGTAAGAGAAAACATTGTCATTGAAAAACTTATGGTTGATTGGGCATACCATGATAAGAAAAAATGCAGTAAATTCTCTCAATTTCATTTTTCAATACTTTCTATCAAAAAAATAAATGTTACATTGGTACTTTTGCGATTCAATTAACaattaagaaaatcaaaatcaaatcatgATATCAAAATCAAATCATAATAGAGTATGACGATGGGATCCCATGTCAATCTACATTTAATACATCAATGAATCACCTTCTCAGCTAAGTGCAAAATACCAGAACTTCTGCAATCCGTGTAACCTTACTTTATAACAATCATAGTAATAAAATTCTAGATAATACAAAGGGAACTTAAATAGTACTATTCTTCTTTTTTGGCTTGGAAAGAATGTGACCTCGAGCTGAGGTCATTTAGACTCGAACATGTTCATGATTCGACCGGAGCACAacatatatatttgaaacactcaACAATAAAATTACAAGTAGATAAGTTAACTACTTTTCATGATTCTAAAGCTGGAATGCCTTCAAAGGGGTCGTGTGTGTCGCCCACTTGCCCTGCCACAGAGACGTGCATTCTTTGGAATAGGAAACTCGTCTCTGATTGAGGTTGATGCCGTGTAAACGCGCAAATAAAACTGTTGACCAAGGTACTGTCGCGCCCAAAACTCAGTCCTCAAGTTCCACATTCCAACGTTGTCGAGAGCAATATAAATAGCAGTCCATGAGTAAGGATATACCTTGACAAAATCCAAAATCAAATAATGTATCAGTCAGAAATAATCGGCATCAGTAACTAACAAACTGAATGTGTAACCTCTAAGTCATAAATAGTAATTCTACTCTCAATTCTCACCTGAGTGGTGCAACGCGCGACTGCGTCTCGGAGATTGTAATTGTGTCTGCTAGAAGTTGTCCACTGTCCTCCATCCATACTACAGATAAACAAGTGTTCGATTTTAGAAATTCCAGACACAAATTATCAAGAAAGAGTAGCCATCAAAGAAAGAAACATAAGTATAAACATGAGGAGAAGTTAAATGTGTGGTGTACTCACCCAACCACAAAGAAAGAGTAGCCATCAAGATGATAGCTCTGAACGATGTTCTCGTTGTTTTGGAAGACAATCTCAACAAAAGATCTGTAATCAGCTTGCAAAACAGATGTATCGAGGTAAATGCCACCACCAGTGGGCCTGTCGGATATGCTTCCAACACGAAAAACGCCGGAAATTTTGAAGTAGTCAGCGAGCTTAAGAGGAGTGTCTGGTGAAACATAAGATACACTGTTGATTGCATATCTTTGCTTGCCGTTAACTTGACCAGGAGAACTAGACAGAATGATTGTCTTGGTCGTGTTTATGAGACCGTAATGGTAGGATCCTTGTGGATTTGGCCTTGGTCCACTTGCTGTAAGGTTAGTCCTGAAAATGTGGATTGTAGCTTGAGTCACAAGAATCACTTCACACACTTTAAATGAAATACTATCTTAGTCAAACGATTTTTCCTTAACCGGAGCTCATTAACCGTTAGCGATACTTAATTATCGTTCAAAGTGGCTTAAACAAAGTACCTGATTGATCGAGCCTGGTTCAAAGACCAGTCAACTTGGATCGTCGGTCCACCAGGAGGTGGGCCTGATACCGGTCCTGCAGAGTTACTATAGCGAAGTACGGCGGTAGTGGTGAGGATCTTCGGCGAGAATCTTGTGGAAGCCACAATGTAATAGTCTTGAGAAGGTTGATCAGCTGTAACTAGCACTGAATAAGATTGTCCGACATGAACATCAAGTGAGGAGTATGTAGTTTGAAGAGTGTGTGTCCCTTCAACTTCTACCAACTTCATTTTGTGATTCtgaattctgaagttaagggaaTGTTGTAGTCCCACATTTGATATTCTAAGCCTGTAAGTTTTTCCTGTTGAGTACAAATCATAGGACattcaaacaaaattattatgattttgtttaattaaatatttatgtagcttatataaaaaataataattacataCCTTGTTCGACGTTGAAAGATAATCCGTTAGGGCCACGACCATTGATGAGGATTCCATCCGGTATAGGAAGCTTCTTTCCATTATCAAGATGGGCTTTCAGAGTCTGCATATTATCCATACAAAGTTTACTTTGAGGAAATAAATTCCATATAGTTATCAATTATCTACCCAAATGGGAGAATTCCATATAGTTATCAATTATCTACCCAAATGGGAGAATTGAAGTTGAATTACATAATTATTGTATGGATTTCTATAGAATATGTTCTTCATCTGGTTTAAATACCGAAATTGAAAGTTTATTTGATAAGATTAGAAAACTTATTAGTCAAAATTTAGTACTATGAATTTCTAATCAATAAAAAGTCCAAGTGCTTGATTGACTTATGTAAACATATACTAACTATAATTCACAGCTTAATTGGATATCCTACGTTCGAATTCAGCTATGAGAATGTAATATTTCTCAAAAGAGAGTTTTTCCACTCATTGTGATCATTCCCGACTCAAGACAATTGTCACGTACATGACCGTCTTCGGGGACGTGCAAAGCGGACTATTGCACAGTGTCCAAAATTTGACAAATTTAGATTGTCACTACATGGCCGTCTTTGAGGACGTGCAAATCAGACTACCGGCAGGGTccaaattttgagaaatttaggTTGCTACGTACATGACCGACTTCGAGGACGTGTAAAGTGGACTACCATGAAGGGCCCAAAATTTGACATGCTTAAGCTGTGACAAAGacctcataaaatattttttcaaggtaAACCAAGGTAAAATATAGTCCTTATTTGATTTGTCACACTTTAAATTCAAATTAGAGAGTATTACACATTCAGATAGTTAGGGGTTATTACCAAGTTATTTAAgtagttgaaaaacaaatgcaGCTGTATTTAGGTTAATAGTAGGAGTAATAAATATGAATGGTTATACAGCGTGAAAAAGTGTTAGTCCCGCTGTATTgcattgaaatttgaaatgaatgaAGACACTGTCTCATCAGTGATCACCGCTTGCCAATTTCCCTATCACAGAGGTAATACTAATTCAATAGAATAAGATTATTGTATCCATTTGTGGCACACAActcaataaaatatgaaaaagacaagttaattttatttcaattaacttaaataacaaaattaaaagagTTTGTTACCGTATGGTTGGACTTGTACCAATCACCAATAAGCACAGTGTAATCCCCAGCCGGGTCAGGAAAAGGAACTGGAATTCTTGGCCTACTCAGTATCCTAATACCTCCAAAACCACCAGCTGCTTTATGAaatgcaagagatggaaaatagTAAAAACTTCCAATTTGAtctttcacttgaagtatgtaaGTGAAGTTCTTCCCAGGCGGAATTGGACATGTTGTTCCAAATACACCGTCCTCAAATGAATTCCTTCTCTGCTGGATCCCATTCCtgcaccacaaacaaacaatcattaattaataaagtgttatatttctttaattttaattaatacttttaattttttttttttaaattaatctaGTTTTCacctaataatttaaaattttctagTGCACGTGATTTGGAAGAAACCGAGATGGAGTAGGTGGTAAGTTATAATGGATTCCAGCAAGCAACAGCCAAGGAAATAGTAAAAGTACTAAATGGATGGGCCATACTATGATTGTAGCGTCTTAGTTCCGATTAAGACACCTCAGTTGTTAGTTGTACAAAGACATTTTACTATAGAGGCCGACATTTGATTGTAGAAGCACATATTTAAACTcgcaacattttatttatttatcatagtGAAATTACGGTCGATAGACTATTATTAGAAAAGAAAAATTTTAATCTCTTTAATTCGATTTAGTTTGCTACATTTATTACTCCGACAATATGCTGTATTGGTTGCTTTCTTGCTACTCCATAATTATTGCTTCTAACAAACATCGTAACTGAATTCCATTAAGGATGTGTCGTTAACACAAACCATAATCATAATCATGTGCTTTTAcctttttagaaaataaaaaataaaataaattttcatatatacagcaaaaaaaaaaaaaagtgtgccAGATCTGGATCGGTGTCCAGTGACCACACATTTGAAACGGCACATGGGAAACTTCACTGTTGCTACTTTTCAAAATAGACAATTGTTTTTTGAATGCAACCGACATCACCATCAAACATACCCTTAACTCTGTCAACATTAATTAATCACATATTATATGTTTTGAGCTCTTAATTAGTGCTAGTTttagtaataattaattaaaaaattgggAGATTAAGAGGAAGGATTTGTACCAGGAGAGGAGAAAGGGTTCGTCTAAACTGTTGAAGACATTGATAATGAGGTTGTCGTTTGTAACAGAATGAATGTCTGGACCAGGGAATTGTCCATTGATCAATATACCCTGTtgaaaaaaacatcataaaattacaaatatatacataaaacTTAATCTTATGAAACTGATATTATTGAATATAGGAAGAAAATAAAAGTATGAAAAAGTGGATTAAGTTATGAGACAGGAGACACACTCTTTGGCGAACTCCGAGAGGGTAAATGTCACCGTAAGTAACATTCCAGTTGAAGAATTTATATGGATCTTCAGCTGAAGTAATGTGGAAGAAAGAAAAAGCAACACATAGAAGAAGTGTTGCTGCTATCTCTAAGTTGAGCTTCATTTTTTGGGACTCTTTTGTTTCTCTATGAGGAAATGTTAACACTAAATACTAAATGTGGTAattggagagagaaagagagaggtgGGGAAGGGAATGGGTGAGAAATGATTAGGGAGGTGCGGTGGGAGAAAAAGGTTAAAATAAAAGAGAGGGAAAATTGAAGGGAATTTTGTTTTGGAAGGAATAATAATGTTTTGGTTATAAGAAAAAGGGTTGAAATGAAATGGGGTGTCGGTGGTGGGAGTATATGATAATGGTACTTTTGTATTCCACATGGTTTTTCCATTTGGTGGTAAGTGGGGGgaagtgtttttgttttttttttgctacGGGCGAAGCACGGTGATATGCTCACACACATGTGACTTATTGTTTCAAATGACTTAACAAATGTCTCCAAGGCCACTTCTTAGTGGATTTATTGTTATTCTATTGATATTGCTACTACTTTTTTTAACAACCAAATGAATCTAACCTCGCTTGAATTTACATTACATGTTGCTCactcatatttgtcaaatttaaatttatttagttaatttGTTAACATTTACATAGTTACAAATTGTTGAAGTTTAATTTAAATTCAACACATTTAGTTTCaacatttgtattttaatttaatttgaattttatttagttGTTTCTGGTGGTGTAAATACTAAACTCAAGTTTCAATTTGGAACAGAATTCACTTTATAATCATTTTCAATTTAGAAAGAGAAAGTTAGTTACAATTCTCTCTcattttcatcctcatcttcaacTGTGTGCACCAACAGTTGGTATCTAGAACTCTGATTTGATTCACATTGAAACATGAGTGTATATGAGTAGCATGTGATTGATTTTTACTCGTTCAATTCAAAGTGAATTGAAGATCATAATCGGAATAGAATCACATTTCTTGATTCTGAGGAATTGGGAAACACGAGTGTTGGCGAGATCTGAGGGAATTTGCACAAGAACGAAGATGAATGGCAGAAACGGTAGCTTGAACACAAAGCTTTCAGCATTTGATGGAAAGAATTGGAATCGGTGGATGATTCATAAGCATGTGTTGTTTGATGCTCAAGATGTTCTTAATCTCGTCAATGACAGTTACACGTTGGTTGTAGCAACTGAAGCGCAACGAAACGCGCAAAGAAAATTAGGAAGAAGGATTAGAAGGCATTATTCTATATCCATTAGTGTGTAGATacaaatgtgtttgagaagattgtcgATTCAACGACGACGAAGGCTGCATGGGACACACTGATACGGTGCTACGGCGGTGTTGCATCAACACAAACTTCACAATCATTATATGCACCAATCTAATATGCATTGATCCAAACAATACATTCAAAAATGTATGTAATATGGCCAAGACAATAACGAGTTTTGTTACTGATTACAAACTTGAAAAGACAAGATTTTGATTATATAATGTTTTAAACTTGAGATTACTACATAATAAAAGCTAAAAAGAAGATGTTGCTAAACATCTCAAAACATATATAtcaacttgtcataccccaaattttgaccctaagatcccactTCATTTTCATCATTCATTTCATATAAAACTATTCATGCATTGTTTGCTAACCCAAAATATACAAAAATGTGTTTGCTTATTGCTTGTCTTACATGGTAGGTGATCGATTAAAGGACTCAGGCAAATCAGGGTTTTGTGATCTCCAAAAGGACACAAGTTTCTCATGTGCTCAAGTGATTCCGATCATTAATGTTCAAGCTCAAGAATGATTCAGTTCCatatcaacaactttcaaattcatttggtacaccaattagggttttgacctgatTCTCTAAGgaagttgacttttagtcaaagCATGGTTTTTTGgttcaaaacatgattcaaggatcacAAATACTTCATCATAGCCCACTCTTATCATCCATTTGGctagaagagcttgattcaattgataATTGAAGAATTGCAAGACAAAAGTCAATTGTGCAAGATATACCTTTGACTTTCGGGAATTCAGGTCAACTATGGATTTTTTAGGTAAAGGATCATGAAAACATGTTTGATGgaacaatttaattaataaaattcaagaaatttgAGGTTATTTACAAAAGGGGCAAAAGTGAAAAAGTTGGAAAATTCACTAAGTCCACAAAATTACATGTTTAAATACTCAACTTTGGAAGTTCATAACTTATTCACCAAGCCACCATTTTTCATGCTACAAAGATCAGATTAAAGAGCAAATTACATGCAATAACTTTGTTCTTGAGGAAGTTGGGTCTCAATTACCAACACTTAGTGAAATTTTCAAGACAGATTTAATCCTTAAAAGTTCTTGACTTTGAGGCTATTTTCAACAATGATCCCTTGTGAATTCAGAGAAACACCAAAcaccaaagttgtagaggatgtttTGCGCtctccaaaaagtacaagaagtcATCCATAGCATGTGTGAGCTACGAgattctaatttaaaaaaaaggCACCATGGAAGATGTTCTTAAGGTCATTTTCATGTTCTAAACCAAGTCCAAAccaaagtgtcataccccaaaattttcccatcatattttaaaatattttggctcaagcactAAGAAATAAGCCTCACTATCTCTCTTCTAAGCAACAAGCCCATAACTAGGGTTGTGCTTCTCTCAAGGCCAAATCAAGTTCTgaaacctcaagtggacttcatgaccTCCCATATGCTTCAAAgcatcctcatgccaattttcaaggcCTGAATCACAAGAGTGCCCAGTCAACTGCTCAGATGGTCAGCAGTCGAtctatttgacctaaaagtcaaccatggtcaaaccacagtcaaaattcctgatttttagtCAACATCAAGGATATGAAGTCacgttcatcatttgatcaagggttgatcatgattcatcaaggaaagctcagaaatcaacaaaactcatagttgctaaattagggttttataagagaaagtcaaccgaactttgactgatcatatctttCACATGctttatcaaaaattccccaatcaaagctcattcttaaggaaattcaattctctacaacgttgatgttgggcccaaggtcaaaaaatgcttcatttaagagatataatccaaaagattataggtccttttttaaagtcaaccaaaagcagttttttgtcaaaacccatatcatcaatataaaatctccaaatgcaaaaaagattccaaagtggcttgtagaatacatcttgggctttccaaaaagtcctagaactcttccatatcttaaaaattgagggagatattccttgtcaaagttggacaattttgaaagaaaaatgtgaaacaaaagtgattcaaaatggattttcttgcgaACAAGCCCAAtctttttggcccaatcttgatcctcaagttatccaagactccAAATATTGTTTccatgaatttttgaattttatttgattttatatgaattattaatcatttaaaagtgataaaTAGTTTATGTAAATcatgtaaaaatcaaatatttgatttgaagGCATATAGGAATCAAATCTAATCATCATTTATGCCATATTTTCAATTCAATTCCGTGCACATGGTGATTGGAGTAGATTGAAGCAAATAAAGCCAAGTTTAGAaacaatttccaatcaaatttttgcAATcaatgattcaaagagatttggtCCAAGATTAGTAATCTAAATCCTTCTCCTATAAGTACTAAAGTTATTCAAATGCAAAAGGGGAGGAATTCTCTGCAATCAAGAACCCTAACCAAGTccataaaattgaagaaaaactcAAAATCGTTTTCACATTTGCAGCTTGATTCAAAGAGTTTTGAAGGATCAAACACGTTCCTGGAGGTACCCTGAAGCTTTTCCAATCATTCCCCAAGGTTGAAGCATCCCGAAACATCCATAATTGATCACGGTATCAAGATTCACTATAGCTAGGGTTTACGTTCTTGATTTTTGGGGATTTTTTATTTAGAAGCAGCATTAGGCCAAATTAAGGGGTCTATTAGGTTCGTAAAACAATTTAGGATCGATCTGGGTTGCCTGTTTGCGTTTCTTGTTGATGATTTACAGGTTTAAATCGCAAGAACCTACGGCTACGGATAGAAACCGTAGGTaaaggttttggcaacggttcgTCCGTCACTATAGCCTATAACAACGGTTGtagggaagaagatgactatgtgGCAAAACATGATTGGCTGGATTCAAACGTGGAGCGCGCGTTCTTCTTTGGGAGACTGAAGGGATTCTGTGTGCCTGGCTCCACGCTAGTACGATGCACTCTAGTTCCAGCAGCCATCAGATCACTGCCAAAGATGATCCAACACACAAGGAATCGAAGGTGCACCATGTACCTCTCAAGCGTGCCACACTGAATCAAGGCGCcaggtttttttaattttttattattatttatttatttctttatttaactcttttcttatttatttcttttttttactaaaaagtctttttatcaattcttttcaaaatttaatctttgttataaaaataataaaatttattttaattaataaaattagttttttttacctagtaattaatttaaataactaattaGTAATGTTAACTAGGGTAATTAgctaataatttaaattaggttaataattttaaattaattaggtctagtaatttaatttaggtttttagattaatcatttaatttagattaattatttataatttaatcattaattttaggataattaattagaattaggttaattaattttaggttaatttaatcaggattaggctaattttttaggttaaataattagggttAGCTTTTGacttaattaggattagggtttcacttaggttttaaccgataattaatttttaggtttctaCCCGTTTGGTAAATACAAGCGACTGACCTCAAGATTTATATATTGTCATAGGTATGACACAATGATAAAAAATTGTCTCTTAATCAACTTAAATTGTCATGGTGATTTAAAAGGGAACATAGACATTCAGAGAatataaattatgatttaaaatataacataaaGGGTGTAATGAGATATTGCCTAAAGTatctaaaaggaaaaaaaaaatagtaagatAAATATTAAACTTACATCATATAAGAAAATGTGTGTTTATTTTGAAATTTCAACCGGTGACAGCGATTGATTAGCAATTTCAAGCGGTGACGGCGGTGTTGTTTTAATGGTTAGGTTAGAGTTCTCTCGTAACAGCAGCAAATCAACCTAAAGTAATTaaacattttctttctttttttatttggaCTTCAAGTTATCGTGAGTTGGTGACTGGTGGTAAGTGGGTTGAGTAAGAAAATTGAAGTGATTCGTTGGGTCGGCCCAGCCAATATCAATttctttttgttaaaataaatatagttttaattaattaatttgtttgttttataatttcatcattttaaattatttttattattgaaaaaaatagtTGGGCTACCCGCAACCCAGTCGAACAAGCCCGGATAAACATCAGGCTTTAAACGGGTCGGGTTAAAAAGCCCTTATAATAATCGAGCCATAATTTTCTTATTCAAGCCCTTTATTTTGCCGTTTTGCTAGATTTATGTGGTACTGAAGAACGGGCGGAGCGATAACTAATATCACCCACCCTACCTCTGTCCACGTAattaaaaatcgagttttttttacaCCCACcctaaattaaattgattttttattagatttaggGCGGAAACAGACTGTCTGATTCTAGATTTTTTGCCATACCTAAACTTAATTAGTAGTAATTAAATTGCAAACATGCACCACATCGTCCTCACGTGTCATCAAGTATGAGTACATACTATTTCAATATTTTCCACATGGAAAAACACATATATGTCCAAATTATTTACATGAAGAGGTTGTCAGGAGATATTCGGTAGACAAAAAGCAATTGGGAATCGGTTATTACTAATTAGTCATcagtgaaaaataattttttacctTATTACTAATTAGTCATCAGTGAAAAGTAATTTTTTACCACAATGTTCCATTTTTATAACTCAATATCTAAATTACTCCATTTTTTAacatttcaaatatattttaatccTAGTGTTGTCAATATTATCAGCCCACTATGGCTATTTTAGTAACTGTAAAATATTCGTGGCGCCAATCCAATACATTGAAGACTCCAATATGAAAAAAAAGagtttaaaattgaaataatttgCAATTAATATGAAAAGTGAAGTAATTTGAATAATGAATTAAGAAAATAGGGTActgttataaaaaataaaataaaaaaactcaaaaaaaataagCATACATGTAACAATGTTCCCGTGATATTCGCTGTCAGTGTCTTATCATTCATAGTCTTAGTGCTAGACACCCCCAAAGTATTTTTTATGTAAACTGTTTCTTCTCTAATCACATTGACGTTAATTTTTCCAAAAACAGCATGACAACCTTGAACTGCATAAAGTGAAAGTaag
Encoded proteins:
- the LOC131660302 gene encoding L-ascorbate oxidase homolog — encoded protein: MKLNLEIAATLLLCVAFSFFHITSAEDPYKFFNWNVTYGDIYPLGVRQRGILINGQFPGPDIHSVTNDNLIINVFNSLDEPFLLSWNGIQQRRNSFEDGVFGTTCPIPPGKNFTYILQVKDQIGSFYYFPSLAFHKAAGGFGGIRILSRPRIPVPFPDPAGDYTVLIGDWYKSNHTTLKAHLDNGKKLPIPDGILINGRGPNGLSFNVEQGKTYRLRISNVGLQHSLNFRIQNHKMKLVEVEGTHTLQTTYSSLDVHVGQSYSVLVTADQPSQDYYIVASTRFSPKILTTTAVLRYSNSAGPVSGPPPGGPTIQVDWSLNQARSIRTNLTASGPRPNPQGSYHYGLINTTKTIILSSSPGQVNGKQRYAINSVSYVSPDTPLKLADYFKISGVFRVGSISDRPTGGGIYLDTSVLQADYRSFVEIVFQNNENIVQSYHLDGYSFFVVGMDGGQWTTSSRHNYNLRDAVARCTTQVYPYSWTAIYIALDNVGMWNLRTEFWARQYLGQQFYLRVYTASTSIRDEFPIPKNARLCGRASGRHTRPL